A genomic window from Quercus lobata isolate SW786 chromosome 10, ValleyOak3.0 Primary Assembly, whole genome shotgun sequence includes:
- the LOC115964714 gene encoding uncharacterized protein LOC115964714 — MVGFNYLTFKINVLWKPMAKMDCVDLGKDFFLIEFSDDGDYDKVLCGGPRFVGEHFLAIKPWGPYFKALEATFSSVANWVRLLELPIEFYDTTILRQIGSAIGLVLRTDSFIASSSRGSYARLCIQINLEKPLINIVRVRHLKQKFMYKGIGSLCFCCGRLGHKQENCCYNIRPNEKERVEDEVASPTPKGRHNENFEIHDSVEAGLGGIQGLRRLG; from the exons ATGGTAGGATTCAATTACCTCACTTTCAAGATCAATGTTTTATGGAAGCCTATGGCCAAAATGGATTGTGTGGACTTGGGGAAGGACTTctttctaattgaatttagtgATGATGGTGATTATGATAAGGTTTTATGTGGTGGACCACGGTTTGTTGGCGAGCATTTTTTAGCCATTAAGCCATGGGGGCCCTATTTTAAAGCTTTAGAGGCCACCTTTTCTTCAGTGGCAAATTGGGTCAGACTCCTAGAGCTCCCCATAGAATTTTATGATACAACTATTCTAAGGCAGATTGGCAGTGCAATTGGTCTAGTCCTGAGGACTGATTCATTCATAGCCTCTAGTTCAAGAGGAAGCTATGCTAGATTATGCATACAAATTAATCTGGAAAAGCCACTTATTAACATAGTAAGAGTGAGGCACTTGAAGCAAAAGTTCATGTATAAGGGGATTGGGTCTCTGTGTTTCTGCTGTGGCCGGCTTGGTCATAAGCAAGAAAATTGTTGCTATAATATTAGGCCGAATGAGAAGGAAAGGGTTGAAGATGAAGTAGCAAGCCCCACCCCAAAG GGAAGACATAATgagaattttgaaatacatgatAGTGTGGAAGCCGGATTGGGTGGCATCCAAGGACTAAGGAGATTGGGATAG